The following nucleotide sequence is from Novipirellula galeiformis.
CAAATCGGCCCAGGCACCGCCATCGCTGTGCATCAATTTCTTGGTGTGGGTGTATTGGCGACTGCCGCCACCTTCGATCGCATAGCTAGCCAGCGTAAACGGGGATCCGGCGAATCCGATCAAGGGGATTGATGCGGGTAAATCGGCGCGTGTTTGACGAACCGTTTCGTAGACGAAGTCGAGTGCCTCGGGGCGATCGAGCGGTCGGACGCGAGCCAAATCCTCACCGCTGCGGACCGGGTTGTGGATGACCGGGCCATCGCCAGCAACAAACTCCAGATCAAAGCCCATCGGCACTAACAACGGCAGCAAGTCCGAGAAAATGATCGCGGCATCGACCCCGAGACGATCCACGGCGGTGCACATCACCTCGCTACAAAGTTTCGGGTTGGCACACAGTTCGAGGAACGATTGCTTAGCCCGGACTTCGCGGTACTCGGCCATGTAACGACCGGCTTGACGCATTAACCATACGGGAGTTCGCTCGGTCGCTTCACCGCGACACGCCTTCATGAACAAGCTGTCGTTGGACGGATGGAGGGGCATATTTTCGCTCTGCGGCTTAGTTTCGTGAGACCATCGGATGGGTTTGACACGTCGTTTGGCTTGAACCAGTTCACTCGATTGACGTGCCGACTCGGTGACCAGATGGCCCATTTTGGGATGGGAAGGTTCAAAGTCAACGTGGAACTCGCATTCTTGTAGCATTTGGCTTGTCGTCGGGCCAATCGATGCGATCACGGTAGAATGCAACCCGCGACGAAGATCGTCAACCAGCTCCATTTGCTCGGCCATGCGAAGCAGATTAACCACTTGGTGAGCACTGGTGACCAATAACAGATCACGCTGGCCGGCAGCCAGGGCACGCACGTTCTGCTGCAGCGGTTCGGTCGCTTCGGGAAACTCCCAACCGTACACACGGACGGGCTCGACCGTGGCGCCGCGGGCTTCCAAGCCAGCGACCAACGAAGTGTTGCTGACACCATACTCTTGTACCCCGACCACTTGGTTGGCGATCGACAGATTGGCGTCGATCGTTTGTAGCAATTCACGCCACGTGTTGGGTTCGGGAACGCGGAACGTCGTCGTCACGCCGACCTCACGCATAGCCGCAGCCGGTTTGGGACCGCGACAAATGGTCGTGATATCCGAGAGCGCGTCGAGGAACCGTTGTTGATCGAGATGCCGTTCGATCGCTTTTAGCAGATAACGGAATCCCACCCCGGTCATTACGATGACCACGTTAACCTCGCCCGTCATGACGCGATAGGCAAAATCGATTGCCGCGCGATTCGGTTCGATCGGAACCTCTCGCATCGAGGGGCTGACATGGGCCACACCGTGATGGCGTGTGATCAGCCGTGTCATATCGTCGGCGCGACGACTTTCGAGCGCAGCGACATTCAATCCACCAAAATCGGCCGGTGCCTTTACCATGAAAATCTATTCGTAGAGCGATGCGAGTGGGGGGGATGGGGACGCAGAATGCAAATGCCCCAAAACAATCGGTCATTGTAGAGATTTTGTGCTCGGTTACGATGTGAGGACCGCAATTCAATCGTAGTTTCCTCAGCGGGGGCCCGTCTCGTCTCGAATCGGCGCCGCTGTAACCCTCCCTATAGTTGTAAGTTCGAACGTGTCTCGAAGTCCCATTCGCCGTCCCCCAGCCAGTCTTGACCTCAGTAAAGTCTTTCGAGTGGTCGATCAGCTGCCCGAGCTGCTCACCAGCGAATCGATGTTTGACAACACCAAGCCGCTTGAAATGGAGGTCGGCTCGGGCAAAGGCTTGTTCATGGCGACCGCGTCGGTCGAAAACCCCAGGCATAATTTTGTCGGCATTGAGATTAACAACAAGTGCGCCGAACACGCCGCCGGACGGCTTGCGAGAACGGAGGCCTGTAACGCCATCATGATTAGTGGCGACGCCGAACCGCTGTTCAACGAGCGAGTTCCGGCGGGAAGCCTCGAGGCGGTCCATGTTTATTTCCCCGACCCTTGGTGGAAAAAGAAACAACGCAAACGCCGGGTGCTGAACGAGCGAAGCATTTTGAACTTTTCCAAGGCGCTTCGCCCGGGAGGCCGGCTGCACGTTTGGACTGATGTGCTTGACTATTTTGAAGAAACCGTGGAAATCATCGCCGAAATCGCGCCGGAATTAGGCGTGCCGATTCCCGAAGAAGAGATCGAGGCCCAACACGATCTCGATTACCGCACCCACTTCGAGCGACGAAGTCGACGGTACCGCATCCCCGTTTATCGCGTCCGCTATGAAAAACGGAGTAATGCTTGATCGGATCGGTATCGACTGAGACGTGAGGGGGATTGGAACAGATTAAAATAAGCCAGCCGCCTCGGGATGAAGCGACTGGCCGGTTTCTCATCGGATCAATGAGCGAGGTTGGGATGAACCCGTTACGTTGGTTTACTCAACCCATTGCGCTGGTTCACTCAAACAGTGCAGCCGCACGGAGCTCCCACGCATCCACAATCGTCGGTGCATTCACAAACGTCGGTGCATTCACAAACGCAGTGGCACTCGCAAGGGTTACCCTCGGCGATTGTGGCGTCCGAACCCTCGGCGGTAGTGGTGGCGCCCGAGTCGCCCCCAGCACATGATTCGCCCGTCGCACAACAGGCATTCACCTCGGCTCCGGCCGTAGTATCGCATCCACACGCGTCACAAACGCAGTCAGAGCAAACGCATTCGCTCCCGGCGCAGCAATCGCACCCTGGCTCACACGCTCCGCACGGACACGCTGCGTCCATCTTGGCGTTCCCCGACACTCTCACGGGGCTGAAAGCCGACGCGACCGCAACGGTCATCATCGTTGCGACAACCAAGAGCCCAAACAATCGAAACATCTTCATCTTCATTCTCCAAAACATCGAATCTATCGTTCAATCACAAAGCGGACCTTCTTGCGAAGTCTATTTCCGCCAACGACAAAGACGGGCGCACTGTGCTTGCGCCGGGAGAAAAAGGGTCGGGGCGACAACGCGAGTTGAAAACGTTGTGCCCGACCAAGGATCATTCAATGAGGGTTCGGCCGCGTCCACCGCGAGCGAAATCGGATTGCCCGAGGGGACCGGAACGGGATGATGAGATTCGATTGGTCCCCAACAAGTCTCGCAGGGACATCGGTCTATCAGTCCATCGGTTGTTGCGATGCAGTGGACATGATCCATTTGCCCCGCAACGTCGGTCGCACAACACGATTGAACATCGGATGTGCCCCCCTGGGACGCCCCGCACGCCTCGCACGCCCGGCAACTCGCACTTGCGACCGTGGGCGCAACCACCATCGTCCCCAAGGCGAGCAGAGCTAGCCAAGCGGTAACGATTTGCGGGAGGTGACGTTGGTTTTGCATCAGTTTGCGGAGGCGAACAGGAAGTGATTTGGGAAGACACAGGAAGAGCGAAATCGGAACCGCCGTGGGCGCACCGTAATCGGTGATTGCGTCCACTGCGTCTGGGAATGCTCTTATTTTAAGCAGGTTTGTCGAAAGCGTCTCGTTCAGAAAATGCACGACGCGTGGCTTCGTCCGCCAAGCATCCGGCAAAGTAAAAGTATCTGCCAAATCCCATTCACGCGACGACCGGCTACAGGGGACGGTTCCCCCCGAGAACCGCAAGCTTGTCGATGCTAGGAACTCGCTATGGTTTCGAACTTCCTTGCGATTCACCATACTTGCGTCGGTAGGTCACGAACGTCCCCCGCGAAGAAGAATGCAATGAAACAACACTGGTCTGAATTTGGCGAACAGCTTTGTAGCGGCAGCGGTATCAGCGAGTTGATGGAGGATCTTGGACATGCGATCGCTAAGGGCGGCGATCAGATCTGCATGCTCGGCGGTGGACAACCTGCACACATTCCCGAGATGGACGCGTTGTGGCGAGAACGTATCACCGCGCTCGCAGCGGAGCCTGGGAAATTAGAGCATGCCTTGGGCAATTATGAACCGCCGTCGGGGAATCCCGGTTTTCGCTCGGCGTTGGCGGATTTATTCAAGCGACAATTCGGCTGGGACGTGGGGTCCGAGAACATCGGGGTGACCGCAGGCGGCCAATCCGCGTTCTTCATGCTCTTCAATGCATTGGCCGGCAAGTTCCGCGATGGTAGTCGCAAGAAAGTGTTGCTCCCGTTGGTGCCTGAGTATATCGGCTACGCAAACCAATCCGTCGATGGTGAGATGTTTCGTGCGGTCAAGCCGCGAATCGAAATTACCGGCGACCATGAGTTTAAATATCGCGTTGATTTTGATGCGTTGGAAGTCACGGACGATATCGCGGCAATTTGTGTGTCGCGTCCGACCAATCCGACCGGCAACGTTTTGACCGATGCGGAAATTCAACGTTTGACGGAAATCGCCGCCGCGCACCACATTCCGCTGATCATCGACAACGCTTATGGCGCTCCATTCCCGAACGCGATTTTCACCGCCTCGACTCCGGTTTGGAACGAGCACATCATCCTGACACTCAGTCTGTCGAAGATTGGTTTACCAGGAACTCGGACCGGAATCGTCGTCGCCAATCCCGAGCTGATTCGGTCGCTCTCTTCGATGATGTCCATCATCGGCCTCGCCAACACCAATATCGGGCAAGCGATTACAACTCCACTGATCCAAAGCGGCGAAATCTTGCGTTTAAGCAACGAGATTGTCCAACCGTTTTATCGCCAAAAGTCCGAACAAGCCCAAGGCTTCGTGCGAGAATTTTTTGATCCCCGATTGCCTTATCGAATTCATCGCAGCGAAGGAGCGTTTTTCTTGTGGATGTGGTTCGAGGGGCTCCCCATCACGTCACGTGAATTGTACGAGCGGTTAAAATCGCGAGACGTGCTCGTCGTTCCTGGCAATTACTTCTTCTTCGGGCTCGAGGACGACCAATGGCGCCATCGCGACGAATGCATTCGAGTGACATTTACGATGCCCGAACATGCCGTCCGAAACGGATTTCGCATCATCGCCGAGGAAGTCGCCAAGGCTTATGCCTCGTCCGCGGTGTAGCAACGGGTTCGTCCGGTTTGTAGCGAATCAGACGCACGACGGGGGATGGATTGGGCGTTTCAAATGCCCATCACGCCCCGGGATCTCACACGCGGCTGTCTGTGAATGCACGAAGCGTGCGTATAAAATGACGTGATTGCCATTTTCCCATGGACGTCACAACCAGACGCGTCAGTGCGCAGGTTGCGTTACGGCCGTTTTTGCCGGCAAATCATACTCCGAAGCGTCAGCGACGGGACCGAGTCTGGAGTGAGCTTCCCTCGCTTACACTTCGGAGTGTGAAAAACACGCGATTTCACATCGTGTCAGCGAGTGACCGAAT
It contains:
- the hemE gene encoding uroporphyrinogen decarboxylase, whose amino-acid sequence is MVKAPADFGGLNVAALESRRADDMTRLITRHHGVAHVSPSMREVPIEPNRAAIDFAYRVMTGEVNVVIVMTGVGFRYLLKAIERHLDQQRFLDALSDITTICRGPKPAAAMREVGVTTTFRVPEPNTWRELLQTIDANLSIANQVVGVQEYGVSNTSLVAGLEARGATVEPVRVYGWEFPEATEPLQQNVRALAAGQRDLLLVTSAHQVVNLLRMAEQMELVDDLRRGLHSTVIASIGPTTSQMLQECEFHVDFEPSHPKMGHLVTESARQSSELVQAKRRVKPIRWSHETKPQSENMPLHPSNDSLFMKACRGEATERTPVWLMRQAGRYMAEYREVRAKQSFLELCANPKLCSEVMCTAVDRLGVDAAIIFSDLLPLLVPMGFDLEFVAGDGPVIHNPVRSGEDLARVRPLDRPEALDFVYETVRQTRADLPASIPLIGFAGSPFTLASYAIEGGGSRQYTHTKKLMHSDGGAWADLMNKLSESITVYLNHQIAAGAQCVQLFDSWAGCLSPADYTKFVLPWMKQIIAGIDPSVPVINFATGNPELLPLLRGDRRTVVGVDWRISLDQAWQRIGHDCAVQGNMDPSVLLADPDVIRETVDQLLQSVEGRPGHIFNLGHGVLKETPVENVIALVESVKELSQR
- the trmB gene encoding tRNA (guanosine(46)-N7)-methyltransferase TrmB, producing the protein MSRSPIRRPPASLDLSKVFRVVDQLPELLTSESMFDNTKPLEMEVGSGKGLFMATASVENPRHNFVGIEINNKCAEHAAGRLARTEACNAIMISGDAEPLFNERVPAGSLEAVHVYFPDPWWKKKQRKRRVLNERSILNFSKALRPGGRLHVWTDVLDYFEETVEIIAEIAPELGVPIPEEEIEAQHDLDYRTHFERRSRRYRIPVYRVRYEKRSNA
- a CDS encoding valine--pyruvate transaminase; this encodes MKQHWSEFGEQLCSGSGISELMEDLGHAIAKGGDQICMLGGGQPAHIPEMDALWRERITALAAEPGKLEHALGNYEPPSGNPGFRSALADLFKRQFGWDVGSENIGVTAGGQSAFFMLFNALAGKFRDGSRKKVLLPLVPEYIGYANQSVDGEMFRAVKPRIEITGDHEFKYRVDFDALEVTDDIAAICVSRPTNPTGNVLTDAEIQRLTEIAAAHHIPLIIDNAYGAPFPNAIFTASTPVWNEHIILTLSLSKIGLPGTRTGIVVANPELIRSLSSMMSIIGLANTNIGQAITTPLIQSGEILRLSNEIVQPFYRQKSEQAQGFVREFFDPRLPYRIHRSEGAFFLWMWFEGLPITSRELYERLKSRDVLVVPGNYFFFGLEDDQWRHRDECIRVTFTMPEHAVRNGFRIIAEEVAKAYASSAV